In the genome of Candidatus Binatia bacterium, the window CATCACGCTTCGCGACATCGCGGCGATGCTCGGCCGCTTCGAGCCGCCGGCCCGCGTCGAGATGAGCCGGGTGGACGTCGAGAGCGGGCGGCAGGTGATCGTGCTCGAGGCAGTTCCTTCCCGGCAGTTCGCGCCGTTCGTCTTCGAGTCGAAGCCGTACAAGCGGGTGGGCTCGACCACCACGGTGATGTCGCAGGCGGAGTACGCGCGCCTGCTCCTCGATCGCAACCACAGTCGCTATCGCTGGGAGAACCAGCCCGCCGTGGGCGTGCGCCTCGAAGACCTCGACCGCGAGGAGATCCTGCGCACGCGCGCCACCGCCATCGAGCAGCGGCGCCTCTCGGCCGGCACGAGCCTGGACGTCGGCGACATCCTCGACCGGCTCGGCCTGCGCATCGACGGGCAGGTCACGCAGGCCGCGCAGATGCTCTACGGGACGAAGTTCCTCCCCGACTACCCGCAGGCGCTGCTCAAGCTCGGGCGCTTCCGGGGCACGAAGATCACCGGCGACATCCTGGACAACAAGCAGGAGCACCTGCACGCGTTCGCGATGGTCCGCGAGGCGATCGCGTGGCTGGACCGGACGCTGCCGCTGTCCGCGCGCTTCCCGAAGGGCGCCATCAACCGCGAGGACCGGCTGCCGGTGCCCGCGGAGGCGCTGCGCGAGATCGTCATCAACGCCGTCATTCACCGCGACGTGAGCAACCCGAGCTCGTACGTCGCCATCGCCGTCTTCGACGACCGCATCGAGATCCACAGCATCGGCGACTTCCCAACCGGCATTCGCGCCGAGCTGCTCACGCAGGAGCACCGCTCGATCCCGCGTAACCCCCTCATCGCGGGCGCGTTCCACCGCACGGGCGCCATCGAGGTCTGGGGTCGAGGTACCAATCGGGTGGTCGAGGCGTGCCGCGCGTACGGCATCGCAGAACCGACCTTCACCGAGGGCTCGGGCGCCGTCACCGTGACGTTCAAGGCCGAGATCGTCGCCGGGGCGGGGGACTTGGTGCCTGGCGGGCACCAAGTAGGCACCAAGTCGGCACTAAGTCCGTACCAAGTCCAAGTGCTGGAACTTGCAGACGTTCCTCGCGCGTTGGCGGACCTGATGGTTCCCTCGGGCCGAACCGATCGGACCAAGTTCCGGGACCAAGTCGTGGCTCCGCTGCTCGAAGCCAGCCTCCTCGAGATGACCATCCCGGACAAGCCGCGGAGCTCGAAGCAGCAGTACCGCACCACCGAGGCTGGGCGCGTAGCGCTGGTCGCCGCGAGGCGAGAATGACGCGCAAAATGACGCGCAAGAAGAAGGCGACGGCCTCCCTCGTGCGCTCCTCGGCGGCCGAGTACCTGACCT includes:
- a CDS encoding putative DNA binding domain-containing protein: MTPAALESLIAQGESETLEFKRSTAELKRAGETLCAFLNGEGGKVLIGVARDGKLVGQDVADITLRDIAAMLGRFEPPARVEMSRVDVESGRQVIVLEAVPSRQFAPFVFESKPYKRVGSTTTVMSQAEYARLLLDRNHSRYRWENQPAVGVRLEDLDREEILRTRATAIEQRRLSAGTSLDVGDILDRLGLRIDGQVTQAAQMLYGTKFLPDYPQALLKLGRFRGTKITGDILDNKQEHLHAFAMVREAIAWLDRTLPLSARFPKGAINREDRLPVPAEALREIVINAVIHRDVSNPSSYVAIAVFDDRIEIHSIGDFPTGIRAELLTQEHRSIPRNPLIAGAFHRTGAIEVWGRGTNRVVEACRAYGIAEPTFTEGSGAVTVTFKAEIVAGAGDLVPGGHQVGTKSALSPYQVQVLELADVPRALADLMVPSGRTDRTKFRDQVVAPLLEASLLEMTIPDKPRSSKQQYRTTEAGRVALVAARRE